From a region of the Corallococcus coralloides DSM 2259 genome:
- a CDS encoding helix-turn-helix domain-containing protein: MGELLRGWRQRRGLSQMDLALRAEVSTRHVSFLETGRSQPSRDMLLHLAEELDVPLRDRNSLLVAAGFAPVFAERPLDDPALNATREAVELVLAGHEPYPALAVDRHWTLVTANRALGILMEGLAPELLEPPINVLRLSLHPQGLASRIDNLRQWRDHVLHRLTRQVDVSADATLAALLEELRGYPVPEATPDARTRDFGGVVVPLRIRTSLGTLSFFGTITVFGTPVDITLAELAIESFFPADPETAEALRRAATEWARQDT, encoded by the coding sequence GTGGGAGAACTGCTGCGCGGCTGGCGGCAGCGGCGCGGGCTGAGCCAGATGGACCTCGCGTTGCGCGCGGAGGTCTCCACCCGTCACGTGAGCTTCCTGGAGACCGGCCGCTCCCAGCCCAGCCGCGACATGCTGCTGCACCTGGCGGAGGAACTGGACGTGCCCCTGAGAGATCGCAACAGCCTGCTCGTCGCCGCGGGCTTCGCGCCCGTCTTCGCCGAACGCCCTCTGGACGACCCCGCCCTCAACGCCACGCGCGAGGCCGTGGAGCTGGTGCTCGCGGGCCATGAGCCGTACCCCGCGCTGGCGGTGGACCGGCACTGGACGCTCGTCACCGCGAACCGCGCCTTGGGCATCCTGATGGAGGGCCTGGCGCCGGAGCTCCTGGAGCCTCCCATCAACGTCCTGCGCCTGAGCCTGCACCCCCAGGGGCTGGCTTCCCGCATCGACAACCTGCGCCAGTGGCGCGACCACGTCCTCCACCGTTTGACGCGGCAGGTGGACGTCTCCGCGGACGCCACGCTCGCGGCGCTGCTGGAGGAGCTGCGCGGCTACCCGGTGCCGGAGGCCACCCCGGACGCGAGGACGCGCGACTTTGGCGGCGTGGTGGTGCCACTGCGCATCCGCACGTCGCTGGGGACGCTGTCGTTCTTCGGCACCATCACCGTGTTCGGCACGCCCGTGGACATCACGCTCGCGGAGCTGGCCATCGAGTCGTTCTTCCCCGCGGACCCCGAAACGGCCGAGGCGCTGCGGCGGGCCGCGACGGAGTGGGCCCGCCAGGACACCTGA
- a CDS encoding NADPH-dependent FMN reductase, producing the protein MIKVAIVVGSTRPGRKADKVAAWVHDIAKKRSDAAYELVDIQDFNLPLLDEPTPPSMGKYTQEHTKRWSAAVDGYDAYVFVTPEYNHGTSGALKNALDYVYKEWNNKAAGFVGYGSAGGVRAVEQLRLVAAELQLATVRAQVQLFLSTDFEHYTVFKPDPAKEKQVNTLLDQVVSWGTALRTVRVKG; encoded by the coding sequence ATGATCAAGGTGGCCATCGTTGTCGGCAGCACGAGGCCCGGCCGCAAGGCGGACAAAGTCGCGGCTTGGGTCCACGACATCGCGAAGAAGCGCAGCGACGCCGCGTACGAGCTCGTCGACATCCAGGACTTCAACCTGCCCCTGCTGGACGAACCGACCCCGCCGTCCATGGGCAAGTACACCCAGGAGCACACCAAGAGGTGGAGCGCGGCGGTGGACGGCTACGACGCGTACGTCTTCGTCACGCCCGAGTACAACCACGGCACGTCCGGCGCGCTGAAGAACGCGCTCGATTACGTCTACAAGGAGTGGAACAACAAGGCCGCCGGCTTCGTGGGCTACGGCAGCGCGGGCGGCGTGCGCGCGGTGGAGCAGCTGCGCCTGGTCGCCGCGGAGCTGCAGCTGGCCACGGTGCGCGCGCAGGTGCAGCTGTTCCTGTCCACCGACTTCGAGCACTACACCGTCTTCAAGCCGGACCCGGCGAAGGAGAAGCAGGTGAACACGCTGCTGGATCAGGTCGTGTCCTGGGGCACGGCGCTGCGCACGGTGCGCGTGAAGGGGTAG